A genomic region of Catalinimonas niigatensis contains the following coding sequences:
- a CDS encoding FecR family protein yields the protein MMEPSLYDYLSYQTEDFVMDDAFQQWVLQPDATSNQFWQQFLQSFPDKQEQIEEAREMVSNIRYQSHTLSKEKQESILQKVYAHAEKSAVESRQITFMHFNVKYMAIAATVILLIISALFFWLSFPSYDTYATGYKENKTIRLADGTEVSLNANTKLRVEIDVEANQPREVWLEGEAYFHVKRMAEQEIERMPALKNFIVHTDNFDIEVLGTTFNASSRARKSEVLLTSGKVKVASQQIEQTQILQPGDLLTLSEKDRNFHLKKTETEPEWRGNFFFFENTPLSEVARVIEDYYGLKVKIADQRLLEKIFTARISRDELPILLKALEASFDVKVSNEKGTISIQP from the coding sequence ATGATGGAGCCTTCTTTGTACGATTATCTTAGTTATCAGACAGAAGATTTTGTGATGGATGATGCTTTTCAGCAATGGGTTCTTCAGCCTGATGCAACTTCAAATCAGTTTTGGCAGCAGTTTTTACAAAGCTTTCCTGATAAACAAGAGCAGATAGAGGAAGCTCGTGAAATGGTCAGTAATATACGTTATCAGTCCCATACACTTTCAAAAGAGAAACAGGAAAGTATACTTCAAAAAGTGTATGCTCATGCAGAAAAGTCAGCAGTAGAAAGTAGGCAGATCACCTTCATGCATTTCAATGTAAAGTATATGGCTATCGCTGCAACTGTTATTTTATTGATAATCTCAGCCCTCTTTTTCTGGCTATCATTCCCTTCTTATGATACCTATGCAACCGGCTACAAGGAAAATAAAACCATCCGGCTTGCTGATGGAACTGAAGTTTCTTTGAATGCCAATACAAAACTAAGAGTTGAAATTGATGTCGAGGCCAATCAACCCCGGGAGGTATGGCTTGAGGGTGAGGCTTATTTTCATGTCAAGCGTATGGCTGAGCAGGAAATAGAAAGAATGCCAGCGCTTAAAAATTTCATAGTGCATACGGATAATTTTGATATAGAAGTGCTTGGTACAACGTTTAATGCGAGCAGTCGCGCTAGGAAAAGTGAAGTGCTGTTGACATCGGGAAAAGTAAAAGTAGCCAGCCAACAGATTGAGCAGACGCAGATACTACAACCCGGTGATTTGTTAACCCTCTCGGAAAAAGATAGAAACTTTCATCTCAAAAAGACAGAAACTGAGCCTGAATGGAGGGGTAATTTTTTCTTTTTTGAGAATACTCCATTAAGTGAAGTAGCACGTGTCATAGAAGATTACTATGGTTTGAAAGTAAAGATTGCTGACCAAAGACTGCTGGAAAAGATTTTTACTGCCAGAATTTCCAGAGATGAACTGCCTATACTTTTGAAAGCACTGGAGGCTTCGTTTGATGTGAAGGTGAGCAATGAAAAAGGAACTATCAGTATTCAACCTTAA
- a CDS encoding RNA polymerase sigma factor: protein MLVKANHLWDRYRKGDKLAFEQIYFKHVNLLYDYGIRISRNVPLVEDCIQDLFSDLWEKRLQMNTVHSVKSYLLVSIRRRIIRRLSSERENAFQNQQEIYNYAQDFDPDLSESIAEEKLLHLSKAFAKLSDKQKEVIYLRFYSQLSYEEIADVMSVQVKAIYKLMARAIHSLRTHISIPILELFLFAIIAT from the coding sequence ATGCTGGTCAAAGCAAACCATCTGTGGGATAGGTATCGGAAAGGAGATAAATTGGCCTTTGAACAAATATATTTCAAGCATGTAAATTTATTATATGATTATGGCATACGCATAAGCAGAAATGTTCCTTTGGTTGAGGATTGTATTCAGGATCTTTTTTCTGACTTATGGGAAAAGAGATTGCAAATGAATACTGTTCATTCTGTAAAATCCTATTTGTTGGTTTCTATCAGAAGAAGGATTATCAGAAGATTAAGCAGTGAACGGGAAAATGCTTTTCAAAATCAGCAAGAAATTTATAATTATGCCCAGGATTTTGATCCTGATTTATCTGAAAGTATTGCCGAAGAAAAATTACTTCATTTGTCCAAGGCTTTTGCAAAACTGAGTGATAAACAAAAAGAAGTTATTTATCTGCGCTTCTATAGTCAGCTTTCTTATGAAGAGATCGCCGATGTGATGTCAGTACAGGTAAAAGCAATATACAAACTCATGGCAAGGGCGATTCACTCCTTACGTACTCATATTAGCATTCCTATTCTAGAACTTTTTCTATTTGCCATTATAGCAACATAA
- a CDS encoding M6 family metalloprotease domain-containing protein — MINFTRGWLVAFFVMLTSSLWAQKHAHFSPPAPYPIQVVLPDGQGLHIIAKGNDHTHWTETTDGYTILKNKEGYYEYAIEKNGQLINSGIRASDPEGRPMQGMRQLLNIPKHLSPAETKDFGSQLRTLAPLSSANIEHAAVPAQGKVKLLAICIEFPDLPHSKDASYFSDLLNNGVDGKPSFKEYYLRNSHGKLDMSVDVIGWVKASKDYAYYGDENGKSRSQELVKEAIRAAEAQGVDYSEYDNDQDNDVDAVIIIHSGPGAEEGGRRDYVWSHRWTIPSESYDGKSILDYTIQPETRAPRYGGSVGIGIFCHEFGHLLGLPDLYDTESFNGNSHGIGEWGLMGLGQWLGLEDYPAAMSAWSKEKLGWVEAVDITKAYGQYTLKAAAQHPQVYRIETGRSNEYFLLENRQKQGFDEYLKGQGLAIWHINASKTALYPQNNGVNGDALLKGVDLEEADGNEDLDLARNRGDGGDLYPGITQQKAFNAFTNPTSESYFSQNNNKETGISIENITELADGTISFTHNRLLSNEGEDCDQALMGIRGENSVSTTPSWYEFTMPVAGGLQIATQAAGRPTSGAVYLSCESNSPIAEATSKNDASEYNPIYIEYLPKGQKVLIQWKEVAGQSRPFTFSINVEGSVSQQDSLALVAMYNQMSGASWSKKGQWLSGPVSSWQGVSVVNRRVTKLEFDKAGLKGNLPIDFYNLKELRSLTFIDNEISGGLDSKLGQLNKLEEIIIKEGRLSASLLSSVSSLKQLKKLSIVDVRLNENIPANIDQLTQLEHLEMHNAALTGSIPSSIGKLTKLKVLILSNNQLSGSIPGSIGSLWGLQSFRAENNRLGNAVPSELMTLPALQTLSLENNQLNALPEDFFSSNVLTSINLSRNQIGGNLPTSVNRTSSTALGLNLSKNQLKGIVSEALSKINFSQLDLSENQLEGKLPALKVVSYLSIASNNFSALEKITELRQGSERLALWCQNNSLTFDDLLPNAEFLRNAGAAVSQRYSPQNTLKSGINQIVNQGGSATITLDYDSEVTSNRYAWSLNNNNVGTTQQPNLAVSDFSTQKAGTYVCNITNTQLPGLTLTVDDIQLKLRTKEEQTITVVAIPAKTFGDAVFDLQASSSANLPLTYSSVSGPVSLNGNKVTITGAGEARLIVSQAGDNTHHAAETEVTFTIAKATQTINDVTIPTKTFGEDSFSLDIRASSGLPVALTVESGSISLNNNVVTIEGVGQVSISARQEGNVNYLAATPKTINFEVVKASQTIDFPEIEDQVYGNDPLNLSPTASSGLPVNIRVLEGSALWNNQQLVILGAGEVVVEAFQAGNENYQSANPVRRTFEVEKAEQQLFFDEIMDRELGDPPLELEAYSSVEGLEVSFRIIEGDAEIIDGNILNIKSDGKITIEAFQPGNTDFQAAIPRQRSFFVTSADKQTQTIVLKDLPDTISILDQLTLDWTVSSGLEPNIIIDGPAELQNKQLSFTAIGAVKIRLEQKGNEEFNAAVPVEYSLWVTKVTQTISVTKPQDISLKEEKLELKAVSDSGLPVLFRVISGGVGLNGNTLALLEEGEVIIEAYQPGNESYKEAAPQRFSFMIYAVERLSQTISYQEIPDKLFGDAPFELDIASSSELPLTLEASGPVSLDGYQVTIEGAGEVSIRAFQAGNEVYAGSDTITFSFVIQPAPQTLQFELEKIEENIYLLKAISDANLPVLFEVVSGEAEIQHDTLFIAGEEKVEVRASQTGDANYLAAEPVSRVVESGKVTSTEDDLLARKIKIYPNPSSGVFELEVGEFGERAIRIYDTKGRLIHDWAGTWQHESVDLSSQAPGVYLMSIQEKGKTTYYRLIKQ, encoded by the coding sequence ATGATAAATTTTACTAGAGGTTGGCTTGTAGCTTTTTTTGTAATGCTAACTTCTTCTTTATGGGCGCAAAAGCATGCGCATTTTTCTCCTCCGGCTCCCTATCCGATTCAGGTGGTATTGCCGGATGGACAAGGCTTGCATATCATTGCCAAGGGAAATGACCATACGCACTGGACGGAAACCACAGATGGCTATACCATACTTAAAAACAAAGAAGGTTACTACGAGTACGCTATTGAAAAGAATGGACAACTCATAAACAGCGGTATTCGTGCCTCTGATCCTGAAGGCAGACCCATGCAGGGAATGCGTCAGCTCCTGAACATACCCAAGCATTTAAGTCCGGCAGAAACTAAAGACTTCGGAAGTCAACTTCGGACGCTTGCTCCCCTTAGCAGTGCCAACATAGAACATGCTGCTGTACCTGCACAGGGCAAAGTGAAGTTACTGGCTATATGCATAGAATTTCCTGATTTGCCTCATAGCAAAGACGCCTCCTATTTCTCCGACTTGCTAAACAACGGTGTGGATGGTAAACCCTCTTTCAAAGAATACTATTTGAGGAATAGCCACGGTAAACTGGATATGTCTGTAGATGTGATAGGTTGGGTGAAGGCTTCCAAAGACTATGCATATTACGGAGATGAGAACGGAAAGAGTCGCTCCCAGGAACTAGTCAAAGAAGCGATACGAGCGGCAGAAGCACAAGGGGTAGATTATTCTGAGTACGATAACGATCAGGATAATGATGTAGATGCTGTCATTATTATCCACTCCGGGCCAGGAGCAGAAGAAGGGGGCAGAAGGGATTATGTTTGGTCCCACCGTTGGACTATTCCTTCTGAATCTTATGATGGAAAATCTATTTTGGACTATACCATTCAGCCCGAGACCAGAGCACCTCGTTACGGAGGTTCAGTAGGTATTGGTATCTTTTGTCATGAGTTTGGCCATTTATTGGGCTTACCCGATTTGTACGACACAGAAAGTTTTAATGGAAATAGTCATGGTATAGGTGAGTGGGGATTGATGGGTCTGGGGCAGTGGTTAGGGTTAGAGGATTATCCGGCGGCTATGAGTGCCTGGAGCAAAGAGAAACTAGGTTGGGTAGAGGCTGTTGATATTACCAAGGCTTATGGTCAGTATACCTTAAAAGCAGCCGCACAGCACCCGCAGGTTTACCGAATAGAGACGGGGAGGTCAAACGAATACTTTCTTCTGGAAAACCGTCAAAAACAAGGTTTTGATGAGTATCTCAAAGGACAGGGTTTGGCAATATGGCATATCAATGCCAGCAAAACTGCACTTTACCCCCAAAATAATGGGGTAAATGGTGATGCACTCCTCAAAGGAGTAGATCTGGAAGAGGCTGATGGAAATGAAGACCTTGATCTGGCAAGAAACAGAGGAGATGGTGGAGATTTGTATCCGGGCATTACCCAGCAAAAGGCATTTAATGCTTTTACGAATCCAACTTCAGAGAGTTATTTCTCCCAGAATAATAATAAAGAGACCGGAATCAGCATTGAAAATATTACAGAGTTAGCAGATGGCACCATCAGCTTTACACATAACAGGCTATTATCCAATGAAGGAGAGGATTGTGATCAGGCATTGATGGGTATCAGAGGTGAAAATTCGGTAAGTACAACGCCTTCCTGGTACGAATTCACCATGCCAGTGGCTGGAGGCCTTCAGATTGCTACCCAAGCGGCCGGACGCCCAACTTCAGGGGCAGTGTATTTGAGTTGCGAAAGTAATTCCCCTATTGCAGAGGCAACTTCAAAAAATGATGCCAGCGAATATAACCCTATCTATATTGAGTACTTACCTAAAGGACAGAAAGTACTGATTCAGTGGAAGGAAGTTGCCGGGCAGAGCAGGCCTTTTACTTTTAGCATTAACGTTGAAGGAAGCGTTTCTCAGCAGGATTCTCTTGCACTGGTGGCCATGTACAATCAGATGTCAGGCGCTAGCTGGAGCAAAAAAGGGCAGTGGCTTAGTGGACCGGTAAGTAGCTGGCAGGGTGTGAGTGTAGTAAACCGACGGGTGACTAAACTTGAATTTGACAAAGCAGGATTGAAAGGTAACCTTCCTATAGATTTTTATAACCTGAAAGAACTACGCTCTCTTACTTTTATTGATAATGAGATCAGTGGAGGTTTGGATAGCAAGCTGGGACAACTCAATAAGCTGGAGGAAATCATCATCAAAGAAGGAAGGTTAAGTGCCAGCTTATTGTCTTCAGTCTCATCATTGAAGCAGCTAAAAAAACTGAGCATTGTAGATGTCAGGCTGAACGAAAATATACCTGCCAATATAGATCAGCTTACGCAACTGGAGCATTTGGAGATGCACAACGCCGCTCTTACCGGCAGTATACCATCCAGTATTGGCAAGCTTACCAAACTAAAAGTTTTGATTCTGTCCAATAATCAGCTATCCGGAAGCATTCCGGGAAGTATAGGAAGCTTGTGGGGTTTGCAAAGTTTTAGAGCCGAAAATAACCGGCTGGGCAATGCTGTGCCTTCTGAATTGATGACCTTACCGGCTTTGCAGACTTTATCCCTGGAAAACAACCAACTGAACGCCCTTCCCGAGGATTTTTTCAGCTCCAATGTGCTCACCTCAATCAACCTCAGCCGTAATCAGATTGGCGGTAACCTGCCCACCTCGGTAAACCGTACCTCTAGTACTGCTTTGGGTTTAAACTTGAGCAAAAACCAGCTTAAAGGGATAGTAAGTGAAGCGCTGAGTAAAATCAATTTTTCTCAGTTAGATTTAAGTGAAAATCAACTGGAAGGAAAATTACCTGCACTTAAAGTGGTATCATACCTGAGCATTGCATCCAACAATTTCTCTGCACTAGAGAAAATTACAGAATTGAGGCAGGGTTCTGAAAGGTTGGCTTTGTGGTGCCAGAACAATAGTCTTACCTTTGATGACCTGCTTCCCAATGCTGAGTTTCTAAGGAATGCCGGTGCCGCCGTGAGTCAGCGTTATAGTCCGCAAAATACCTTAAAGTCAGGCATCAACCAGATTGTAAACCAGGGTGGGTCGGCAACTATTACTTTGGACTATGACAGCGAAGTGACCTCCAACCGCTATGCCTGGTCTCTGAACAACAATAATGTTGGTACCACCCAACAGCCCAATCTGGCTGTCAGTGACTTTAGTACTCAGAAAGCAGGAACTTATGTTTGTAATATCACCAATACTCAGCTTCCCGGGCTGACGTTGACAGTAGATGATATTCAGCTGAAATTGAGGACCAAAGAGGAGCAAACCATTACTGTAGTAGCGATTCCTGCTAAAACTTTTGGTGATGCTGTCTTTGATTTGCAAGCTTCTTCAAGTGCAAACCTGCCATTAACCTATTCCAGCGTAAGCGGACCGGTTAGTTTGAATGGCAACAAAGTAACGATTACGGGAGCAGGCGAAGCACGTTTGATAGTGAGTCAGGCAGGAGACAATACACATCATGCTGCAGAGACAGAAGTAACTTTCACCATTGCCAAAGCAACACAAACGATCAATGATGTTACTATTCCTACCAAGACCTTTGGTGAAGATAGCTTTTCTCTGGATATACGTGCCAGTAGTGGCTTGCCGGTAGCATTAACTGTAGAAAGTGGAAGTATCAGCTTAAATAATAACGTGGTCACTATTGAGGGGGTAGGGCAGGTCAGTATTTCCGCAAGGCAGGAGGGTAACGTTAATTATCTAGCTGCGACACCCAAGACTATAAATTTTGAGGTGGTCAAAGCTTCTCAAACCATTGACTTTCCAGAAATTGAAGATCAGGTATATGGAAACGACCCGCTCAATCTTTCACCCACCGCATCATCAGGACTTCCTGTAAACATCCGGGTATTGGAAGGCTCAGCCCTCTGGAATAATCAACAACTGGTCATACTCGGTGCTGGAGAGGTAGTAGTGGAAGCCTTTCAGGCCGGTAATGAAAACTATCAGTCGGCTAATCCAGTAAGACGTACTTTTGAGGTAGAGAAAGCTGAACAGCAGCTCTTTTTTGACGAGATTATGGATCGTGAGTTGGGTGATCCTCCCCTGGAGCTGGAAGCATATAGTAGTGTAGAAGGGCTTGAAGTAAGCTTCAGAATAATAGAAGGAGATGCAGAAATCATTGATGGAAATATATTGAACATCAAAAGTGATGGCAAAATTACGATAGAAGCTTTTCAGCCAGGCAATACCGATTTTCAAGCGGCTATTCCACGTCAGAGGAGCTTTTTCGTCACCTCTGCAGATAAGCAGACACAAACCATCGTACTAAAAGATTTGCCAGATACTATCAGTATTTTAGATCAATTGACCTTGGACTGGACAGTCAGCAGTGGTCTGGAACCGAACATTATTATAGATGGCCCTGCTGAATTGCAAAATAAGCAGCTTTCTTTTACTGCTATCGGCGCTGTAAAAATCAGGCTGGAACAAAAAGGAAACGAAGAATTTAATGCTGCTGTTCCAGTAGAGTACAGCTTGTGGGTGACCAAAGTTACGCAAACCATAAGTGTGACCAAGCCACAGGATATCTCGCTCAAAGAAGAAAAACTGGAACTCAAAGCAGTGAGCGACAGCGGTTTGCCAGTGCTGTTTCGCGTAATATCAGGTGGAGTGGGGCTCAACGGAAATACACTCGCCCTTTTGGAGGAAGGAGAAGTAATCATAGAGGCTTATCAGCCAGGAAACGAAAGCTATAAAGAAGCTGCACCTCAAAGGTTTTCATTTATGATATACGCGGTAGAGCGCTTATCCCAAACCATCAGTTACCAGGAAATTCCGGATAAGCTTTTTGGAGATGCCCCTTTTGAACTGGATATAGCCTCTTCTTCAGAGCTACCGCTTACGCTGGAAGCAAGTGGCCCTGTCTCTTTAGATGGATATCAAGTGACGATTGAAGGTGCTGGAGAGGTGAGCATACGGGCATTTCAGGCAGGCAACGAAGTTTATGCTGGCAGCGATACCATTACTTTCTCGTTTGTAATTCAGCCAGCCCCGCAAACGCTCCAGTTTGAGCTTGAAAAGATTGAAGAAAACATTTATCTGCTCAAAGCCATATCTGATGCTAATCTTCCTGTCTTATTTGAAGTGGTAAGCGGAGAAGCAGAGATTCAGCATGATACTCTTTTTATAGCCGGAGAAGAAAAAGTAGAAGTAAGGGCATCACAAACAGGTGATGCCAACTATCTTGCTGCTGAGCCGGTGAGCCGTGTAGTAGAATCAGGAAAAGTGACTTCTACAGAGGATGATCTTCTTGCCCGGAAAATCAAAATTTATCCTAACCCAAGTAGTGGTGTCTTTGAACTAGAGGTGGGAGAGTTTGGAGAGCGGGCTATCAGGATTTACGATACCAAAGGCAGACTTATTCATGATTGGGCGGGTACATGGCAGCATGAGTCGGTTGATCTGAGCAGTCAGGCTCCCGGCGTATATCTGATGAGCATACAGGAAAAAGGCAAAACCACCTATTATCGACTTATTAAACAATAA
- the msrA gene encoding peptide-methionine (S)-S-oxide reductase MsrA → MKYFHLLFISIFTLACASNPQAQSELQSSSYTVEPASFTDEQKNELQVATFAGGCFWCTEAVFEQVKGVESVVSGYAGGEQANPTYEQVAAGQTDYAESIQVYYDPEMVSYGELLEVFFGTHDPTQLNRQGPDIGKQYRSEVFYHNEQQEEEARTYMEQLANSGKYDQPIVTKLSPLEKFYDAEDYHQNYYEHNPDNPYVINVAQPKVEKFKKNYASLLKEGIS, encoded by the coding sequence ATGAAATATTTTCATCTCTTATTTATATCAATATTTACTCTTGCTTGTGCCAGTAATCCTCAGGCACAAAGTGAATTGCAGTCTTCAAGTTATACCGTAGAGCCAGCTTCATTTACTGATGAACAAAAGAATGAATTACAGGTAGCTACTTTTGCCGGTGGCTGCTTCTGGTGTACTGAAGCTGTTTTTGAACAGGTAAAAGGAGTCGAGAGCGTGGTTTCAGGATATGCTGGTGGCGAGCAGGCCAATCCAACTTACGAACAAGTTGCAGCCGGACAAACCGATTATGCAGAGAGCATACAGGTGTACTACGATCCGGAAATGGTGAGTTACGGCGAATTACTGGAAGTATTTTTTGGAACCCATGACCCCACACAGCTTAATCGTCAGGGTCCGGATATTGGTAAACAATACCGCTCTGAAGTTTTTTACCATAATGAGCAACAGGAGGAAGAGGCGAGAACTTATATGGAGCAACTGGCAAATTCAGGTAAATATGATCAGCCTATTGTCACAAAGTTAAGTCCACTGGAAAAGTTTTATGATGCCGAAGATTATCATCAAAACTATTACGAACATAATCCTGATAATCCTTATGTGATCAATGTTGCCCAACCTAAAGTAGAGAAGTTTAAGAAAAACTATGCTTCATTGTTGAAAGAGGGAATAAGCTAA
- a CDS encoding RNA recognition motif domain-containing protein, with product MNIYVANLNYKVQDEHLRELFEEYGEVSSAKVISDRETGQSRGFGFVEMPDENDGLTAIEELDGAEVQGRAIKVNKARPKTEGGNGGGGGGRRFSNQRY from the coding sequence ATGAACATTTATGTAGCGAACCTTAACTATAAGGTTCAAGACGAACATTTAAGAGAATTATTTGAAGAGTACGGAGAGGTATCTTCTGCTAAAGTAATTAGTGACCGTGAAACTGGTCAGTCAAGAGGATTTGGCTTTGTAGAAATGCCTGATGAAAATGATGGACTTACTGCCATCGAAGAACTTGATGGAGCTGAGGTTCAAGGAAGAGCCATTAAAGTTAACAAAGCTCGCCCCAAAACCGAAGGCGGTAATGGTGGTGGTGGTGGTGGTCGTAGATTTAGCAATCAACGTTACTAA
- a CDS encoding helix-turn-helix domain-containing protein: MSRKKRFVEALTDMEQYTLEQGFKYGPAPDFRQRCQILLLSYKGYEVKQIINMLDVSPHTVYSAMKSWREEGLGGLIRKKGQGRKATLQANNAQHVEVTHKAVEKHAQNSRQILEELYSELDIAPMSKRSLQRFLKKLATAGRDSEDG; encoded by the coding sequence ATGAGTAGGAAGAAGAGATTTGTAGAGGCATTAACAGATATGGAGCAGTACACACTGGAACAAGGCTTTAAGTACGGTCCTGCACCCGATTTTCGTCAGCGTTGTCAAATTTTGCTGTTGAGTTACAAAGGATATGAGGTTAAGCAAATCATAAACATGCTGGATGTATCTCCGCACACTGTGTATAGTGCGATGAAATCCTGGCGAGAAGAAGGCCTTGGTGGCCTGATCAGGAAAAAGGGGCAGGGCAGAAAAGCCACTTTACAGGCAAATAATGCTCAGCATGTGGAAGTTACGCATAAAGCAGTGGAGAAACATGCTCAGAACAGTAGGCAAATTTTAGAGGAGCTATATTCAGAGTTGGATATAGCACCCATGAGCAAGAGGAGCCTTCAGAGGTTTTTAAAAAAATTGGCTACCGCTGGAAGAGATTCAGAAGATGGATAA
- a CDS encoding IS630 family transposase — MKKKPSEAEKKRKTAEIKALLVLAGKELVDVYFVDEAGFSLTPYVPYGWQKIGDQVGIPTKKKQVANVLGLLNPLNKHLITYTAKDKEMINTEFMITRLDDLAEKIDKETMIVLDNAPWHRSKNFFGKLHQWQQQGLYVFHLPAYSPHMNLIETLWRKIKYEWLRPKDYNSKTALKRRLKEIFTSFANQSGKEIFDVNFSFNQFDLYTN, encoded by the coding sequence ATAAAGAAGAAGCCGTCAGAGGCTGAAAAGAAGCGCAAAACAGCAGAAATAAAGGCATTGCTTGTGCTAGCGGGAAAGGAGTTGGTAGATGTGTATTTTGTAGACGAAGCAGGTTTTAGTCTTACCCCATATGTTCCTTATGGGTGGCAGAAGATAGGTGATCAGGTGGGTATCCCTACTAAAAAGAAGCAGGTAGCTAATGTACTGGGCTTGCTTAACCCGCTCAACAAACACCTAATAACCTATACTGCCAAAGATAAAGAGATGATCAATACTGAATTTATGATTACAAGACTTGATGATCTTGCAGAGAAAATAGACAAAGAAACAATGATTGTGCTTGATAATGCCCCCTGGCATAGGAGCAAAAATTTCTTTGGAAAGTTGCACCAATGGCAGCAGCAGGGCTTGTATGTTTTTCATTTGCCTGCTTACAGTCCTCATATGAACCTCATTGAAACACTATGGAGAAAAATTAAGTACGAATGGCTCAGACCTAAAGATTACAATTCAAAAACAGCACTGAAAAGAAGGCTCAAGGAAATATTCACCAGCTTTGCCAATCAGTCAGGAAAAGAAATATTTGATGTCAACTTCTCTTTTAATCAATTTGATTTATACACTAATTAA